The following proteins are co-located in the Sardina pilchardus chromosome 24, fSarPil1.1, whole genome shotgun sequence genome:
- the marcksl1b gene encoding MARCKS-related protein 1-B, whose protein sequence is MGSQASKGGVAVEGKAAVADPAAVKTNGQENGHVKTNGDVSAKAEGDAAATTNGSAEAAKEEGASDAIEPAPAAEGEAAKPEGEATKETPKKKKKKFSLKNSFKFKGISLKKNKKEKEVKEEAVAAVEEKAEETAPAADAAAPAAAAPAAEEKKEEAAKAEEAAPAAEAPKAEETPAKAEEAPAPQKEEAAAAAAAAAPAEPTKPTEETSSTPAPSEQKE, encoded by the exons ATGGGATCCCAGGCATCAAAGGGAGGAGTGGCTGTTGAGGGGAAAGCCGCCGTTGCTGACCCGGCTGCCGTCAAGACAAACGGACAG GAGAATGGTCATGTCAAGACCAATGGTGATGTTTCTGCCAAAGCTGAGGGTGacgctgctgccaccaccaatGGCTCAGCCGAAGCTGCCAAAGAAGAGGGTGCCAGCGATGCCATCGAACCCGCTCCGGCTGCTGAGGGTGAAGCCGCCAAGCCTGAGGGCGAGGCCACCAAAGAGACccccaagaagaagaagaagaagttctCCCTGAAGAACTCCTTCAAGTTCAAGGGCATCTCCCTGAAGAAGaacaagaaggagaaggaggtgaaggaggaggcggTCGCCGCCGTGGAGGAGAAGGCCGAAGAGACCGCCCCGGCTGCGGACGCCGCCGCCCCTGCCGCCGCTGCCCCAGCcgcagaggagaagaaggaggaggccgCCAAAGCCGAGGAAGCTGCCCCTGCGGCCGAAGCTCCCAAGGCGGAGGAGACCCCTGCCAAGGCTGAGGAAGCCCCAGCCCCCCAGAAGgaagaggctgctgctgctgctgctgctgccgcccctGCTGAGCCCACAAAACCGACAGAGGAGACCAGCTCAACACCCGCACCATCCGAACAGAAAGAGTGA